A stretch of Eubalaena glacialis isolate mEubGla1 chromosome 10, mEubGla1.1.hap2.+ XY, whole genome shotgun sequence DNA encodes these proteins:
- the LMNTD2 gene encoding lamin tail domain-containing protein 2 isoform X4, whose amino-acid sequence MAPESCQEAEDAEEEAFPSLVDRELFSGHVGPPASTSADPGAPACPQDTKPSSTRMVSSVSPQSAPESLDPRTLRLLWRQRELEIQALRWAIENHREARHCRILQEVAGLPAERSSRSRKFLQNQVQRLTLELEGQKEQAQLEKAHLEERLLQTGNTLRQLEAELQAFQRSCLLQLARSSWVGRMLRSSTGSVEVVTAETLMDPSDLSENDRSPTAGEGFRLEDVDWNSIAHRYPSLFTDLESSSDQKHPRAPPLPELPPATQPDQWNSEPYCWQREHRLKSVEWSSLPLAGASSSGGTDSESSSCLLAARYHMQKVTGDPLQAPGHTAEQTGAQAQSLSGDSRATWEGRLSLDLRKTHSDRQGSNGQEAESCADPHPRHSGRCPSPAGSCLKIVAVSRRRRFVRILNQSLEETADLGGFVLQQLVRDFPVCMYRFPPSTLLEPRHHITVWGEAPGSTKRQPPSSLGQEPVHFHSSRGCVTLLLNPQGEVLSEHQAAHCVTPVCSIFSDNTDLSIDRFPLSEARPGADLAEQQPLPRLPRKGRVQEARAGRRRPGTRVQLPRLSTTSKLLRQREVPARPEGAAETHPELLPASPIPIPEAGLGLEDCHARKELKVRRKSVDRGCPMVALSVQSTAESRFGFRFLSCPPITADSRWPV is encoded by the exons ATGGCCCCTGAGTCTTGTCAGGAGGCTGAAGATGCCGAGGAAGAGGCTTTCCCATCCCTGGTGGACCGAGAACTGTTCAGTGGCCACGTGGGGCCTCCAGCCAGCACCTCTGCCGACCCTGGGGCTCCCGCGTGCCCTCAGGACACCAAGCCCAGCTCCACCAGGATGGTCTCCTCCGTCAGCCCGCA GTCTGCCCCGGAGTCCCTGGACCCCCGCACCCTGCGGCTGCTGTGGAGGCAGCGAGAACTGGAGATCCAGGCCCTGCGGTGGGCGATCGAGAACCACCGGGAGGCCCGACACTGCCGTATCCTGCAGGAAGTGGCTGGGCTTCCAGCCGAGAG GAGCTCGCGCAGTCGGAAGTTCTTGCAAAACCAGGTCCAAAGGCTGACTCTGGAGTTGGAAGGGCAGAAGGAACAGGCCCAGCTG GAGAAGGCACACCTGGAGGAGCGGCTGCTGCAGACCGGAAACACGCTGCGGCAGCTGGAGGCCGAGTTGCAGGCCTTCCAGAGGTCCTGCCTCCTGCAGCTGGCCCGCTCCTCCTGGGTGGGCCGCATGCTGCGGTCTTCCACGGGCAGTGTGGAG GTGGTGACGGCAGAGACCCTGATGGACCCCAGTGACCTCTCTGAGAACGATCGGTCCCCCACTGCTGGGGAG GGTTTCCGGCTGGAGGATGTGGACTGGAACAGCATCGCCCACCGGTACCCCAGCCTCTTCACCGACCTCGAGTCCAGCTCGGATCAAAA GCACCCCCGGGCCCCGCCGCTCCCGGAGCTCCCACCGGCCACACAGCCTGACCAGTGGAACTCAGAGCCGTACTGCTGGCAGAGGGAGCATCGTCTCAAGAGCGTCGAGTGGAGCTCCCTGCCCCTGGCGGGCGCCAGCAGCTCCGGGGGCACCGACTCCGAGTCCAGCAGCTGCCTGCTGGCTGCACGCTATCACATGCAGAAAGTGACAGGGGACCCTCTCCAGGCGCCAGGCCACACTGCTGAGCAGACGGGGGCACAGGCGCAGAGCCTCAGCGGGGACAGTCGAGCAACATGGGAAG GCCGCCTCTCCCTGGATCTCCGGAAAACCCACTCGGACAGGCAGGGCAGCAATGGCCAGGAGGCTGAGTCCTGTGCGGATCCCCACCCCCGGCATTCCGGGCGCTGTCCAAG CCCCGCGGGCTCCTGCCTGAAGATCGTGGCGGTGAGCCGCCGCCGGAGGTTCGTGCGCATCCTCAACCAGTCGCTGGAGGAGACGGCCGACCTGGGTGGCTTCGTGCTGCAGCAGCTGGTGCGCGACTTCCCCGTGTGCATGTACCGCTTCCCGCCCAGCACGCTGCTGGAGCCAAGGCACCACATCACG GTGTGGGGCGAGGCGCCCGGCAGCACCAAGCGGCAGCCACCCTCCTCCTTGGGCCAGGAGCCCGTCCACTTCCACTCCAGCCGGGGCTGCGTGACCCTCCTCCTGAACCCCCAAGGCGAG GTCCTCAGCGAGCACCAGGCCGCGCACTGCGTGACCCCCGTGTGTAGCATCTTCTCCGACAACACCGACTTGTCCATCGACCGTTTCCCGCTCTCAGAGGCCCGGCCCGGTGCCGACCTCGCGGAGCAGCAGCCCCTGCCTCGACTCCCGCGCAAGGGTCGGGTGCAGGAGGCCCGGGCCGGGCGCCGGAGGCCGGG GACGCGGGTCCAGTTGCCCCGCCTGAGCACCACCAGCAAGCTCCTCCGCCAGCGAGAGGTGCCAGCGCGGCCCGAGGGCGCCGCCGAGACCCACCCAGAGCTCCTGCCCGCcagccccatccccatccccg aggcagggctgggcctcGAGGACTGCCACGCTAGGAAGGAACTCAAG GTGCGCCGGAAGAGCGTGGACCGCGGCTGTCCGATGGTGGCGCTGTCGGTGCAGAGCACGGCCGAGAGCAGGTTCGGCTTCCGCTTCCTCAGCTGCCCGCCCATCACTGCGGACTCGCGCTGGCCGGTGTAG